A portion of the Acidimicrobiales bacterium genome contains these proteins:
- a CDS encoding LysR family transcriptional regulator — translation MDLRQLHALLAVAEHQSFSAAARALHTVQSNVSTHVARLEQEVGSVLIDRAQGELTVEGEIVADRARRILAELRAIEDDLIAMRDDVSGRVRAGVIGTTARWLVPSLLTAVSAEYPRVQLQIIEATTTSLIPQLLSDRLDLAVVNLPVDNPDVDAHVLFTEERIIIAPTGHPLAESEQVDLAELSRHEILLPPQGTAFRDEIDADARRQRVELTTQAEVDGLRLLTSLAFQGFGPALVPASAAPSWLSGEWTRVAVEGLSPRIVGLATPRRSAPSAPTRTLAEVIRRIVQVDGPEQGRVTPAPVDSA, via the coding sequence ATGGATCTACGTCAGCTTCACGCCCTGCTGGCCGTGGCCGAACACCAGTCGTTCTCCGCGGCGGCCCGAGCCCTGCACACCGTGCAGAGCAACGTGTCCACCCACGTGGCCCGCCTCGAGCAGGAGGTGGGTTCGGTCCTGATCGACCGGGCCCAGGGCGAGCTGACCGTCGAAGGCGAGATCGTCGCCGACCGGGCGCGACGGATCCTCGCCGAACTCCGCGCCATCGAGGACGACCTCATCGCGATGCGCGATGACGTCTCGGGGCGGGTGCGCGCCGGCGTGATCGGCACCACCGCCCGCTGGCTGGTGCCGTCGCTGCTCACCGCGGTGTCGGCCGAGTACCCCCGGGTCCAGCTCCAGATCATCGAAGCCACGACGACCTCGCTGATTCCACAGCTGCTCAGTGACCGACTCGACCTCGCCGTCGTGAACCTGCCCGTCGACAATCCCGACGTCGACGCCCACGTGCTGTTCACCGAGGAGCGCATCATCATCGCGCCCACCGGACACCCGTTGGCGGAGAGCGAGCAAGTCGACCTGGCCGAACTCAGCCGCCACGAGATCCTGCTGCCACCGCAGGGCACGGCCTTTCGCGACGAAATCGACGCGGACGCGCGCCGTCAGCGGGTCGAGCTCACCACGCAGGCCGAGGTCGACGGGCTCCGTCTGCTGACCTCGCTCGCCTTCCAGGGATTCGGCCCCGCGCTCGTGCCGGCCAGCGCCGCGCCCTCGTGGCTCAGCGGCGAGTGGACCCGTGTCGCCGTCGAGGGCCTGTCGCCGCGCATCGTCGGTCTCGCGACACCACGCCGGTCCGCTCCGTCGGCTCCCACCCGCACTCTCGCCGAGGTGATCCGTCGCATCGTGCAGGTCGACGGTCCCGAACAGGGCCGCGTCACCCCCGCGCCGGTCGACTCGGCGTGA
- a CDS encoding carboxyl transferase domain-containing protein has product MTDISTVDIRARAEGFVRASASDFHGRRVMVVDAQGDDLAGALSPSDGHTIAAGARYALDQRLPLIVRLASSGANLEMGVSALDGWGGAAREMTRCSGIVPMIVIVTGPTVSGPALMLGLADIVIMVRDAYAFVSGPTMVEQFTGVPIDSDELGGAAVHGRTSGVATMVAEDLVEAEELARDLLSFLPDHTDDPAPPHVCTDPVGRLTPEAYDVLPESANGSYDCRDILAAVVDDGYLLELHADWAGNLVTCFASIGGRSIGIVANQPQTIAGTLDITASRKGARFVAMCDAFNLPLLTLVDTSGFYPGKDLEWRGMIRYGAQMAFAYARASVPRVNVTTRKSYGGAYIVMDSKKIGNDLALAWPSAEIAVMGAKGAVEILHRRNTPEERAELEANYEERLLNPYIAAERGTIDAVIDPEATRSQVAAAFDMLAGKRERLPRRRHDNTPL; this is encoded by the coding sequence ATGACCGATATCTCGACCGTCGACATCCGCGCCCGGGCCGAGGGGTTCGTGCGGGCCTCGGCCTCGGACTTCCACGGGCGCCGAGTCATGGTCGTCGATGCACAGGGTGACGACCTGGCGGGCGCACTGTCACCGAGCGACGGCCACACCATCGCCGCGGGAGCGCGCTACGCGCTGGACCAACGCCTGCCGCTCATCGTGCGACTCGCCTCCAGTGGCGCAAACCTCGAGATGGGCGTCAGCGCGCTCGACGGTTGGGGTGGTGCCGCCCGGGAGATGACCCGGTGTTCGGGCATCGTGCCGATGATCGTCATCGTCACCGGCCCGACCGTCTCGGGGCCGGCCCTCATGCTCGGTCTCGCCGACATCGTGATCATGGTCCGCGACGCCTATGCCTTCGTCTCGGGACCCACGATGGTCGAGCAGTTCACCGGCGTGCCGATCGACTCCGACGAGCTCGGCGGCGCCGCGGTCCACGGCCGCACGTCCGGCGTGGCCACCATGGTCGCCGAGGACCTGGTCGAGGCCGAGGAACTGGCTCGCGACCTCCTGTCGTTCCTGCCCGACCACACCGATGACCCGGCGCCACCCCATGTCTGCACCGATCCGGTCGGTCGTCTCACCCCCGAGGCCTACGACGTGCTGCCCGAGTCGGCCAACGGCTCCTACGACTGCCGCGACATCCTCGCCGCCGTCGTCGACGACGGCTACCTGCTCGAGCTGCACGCCGACTGGGCCGGCAACCTCGTCACCTGCTTCGCCTCGATCGGCGGCCGGTCGATCGGCATCGTGGCCAATCAGCCCCAGACCATCGCCGGCACCCTCGACATCACCGCATCCCGCAAGGGCGCGCGGTTCGTCGCGATGTGCGACGCGTTCAACCTCCCACTGCTCACCCTGGTCGACACGTCGGGCTTCTACCCGGGCAAGGACCTCGAGTGGCGGGGAATGATCCGCTACGGCGCCCAGATGGCGTTCGCCTACGCCCGGGCGTCGGTCCCCCGGGTCAACGTCACCACCCGCAAGTCCTACGGCGGCGCCTACATCGTCATGGACTCGAAGAAGATCGGCAACGACCTGGCCCTCGCCTGGCCGTCCGCCGAGATCGCAGTCATGGGAGCGAAGGGGGCGGTGGAGATCCTCCATCGCCGAAACACGCCCGAAGAACGAGCCGAGCTCGAGGCGAACTACGAAGAACGTCTGCTCAACCCCTACATCGCCGCCGAGCGCGGCACGATCGACGCCGTGATCGACCCGGAAGCCACCCGATCCCAGGTGGCCGCAGCGTTCGACATGCTCGCCGGGAAGCGCGAACGGCTGCCCCGTCGCCGCCACGACAACACACCGCTCTGA
- a CDS encoding citrate synthase encodes MSESVTITDNRTGESIEIPIVDGGVDAADWRKLLPGIWFSDPGLATTAATPSAITELDGENGILRYRGYPIEQLAEHSTFLEVAYLLVHGELPNATEHDAWIEEITHHTYIHENFRKRINDAYHYDAHPMGLLTSAVAGLSTFYPEAKEIEDPEIRRAQIVRLIAKMPTLAANAYRHSVGQPFVFPDNNTDYPTNFLRMMWQIGGPYELDPALQKAMEILLILHADHEQNCSTTAARVVGSAHADPYSSVAAACAALYGPRHGGANEAVLNMLDDIGSYDNVDAFIESVKSGDGRLMGFGHRVYKNYDPRATIIKEAAYDVFEVTGKNPRLDIALKLEEAALNDDYFVSRKLYPNVDFYSGLIYQSMGFPTEMFTVLFAIGRTPGWLAHWNEMLEQNSRIARPRQLYTGPGVRDYTPIASR; translated from the coding sequence GTGTCTGAGAGCGTAACCATCACCGACAACCGCACCGGCGAGTCGATCGAGATCCCCATCGTCGACGGGGGTGTCGATGCCGCCGATTGGCGCAAGCTCCTCCCCGGCATCTGGTTCTCCGACCCCGGCCTGGCCACCACCGCCGCCACTCCGAGCGCCATCACGGAGCTCGACGGCGAGAACGGCATCCTGCGCTACCGCGGGTATCCGATCGAGCAGTTGGCCGAACACAGCACCTTCCTCGAGGTCGCGTATCTCCTCGTCCACGGCGAGCTTCCCAACGCCACCGAGCACGATGCGTGGATCGAGGAGATCACCCACCACACCTACATCCACGAGAACTTCCGCAAGCGGATCAACGACGCCTACCACTACGACGCGCACCCCATGGGTCTGCTCACGTCGGCGGTCGCAGGCCTGTCGACCTTCTACCCCGAGGCGAAGGAGATCGAGGACCCCGAGATCCGTCGGGCGCAGATCGTCCGTCTCATCGCGAAGATGCCGACGCTGGCGGCCAACGCGTACCGCCATTCGGTCGGCCAGCCGTTCGTCTTCCCCGACAACAACACCGACTACCCCACCAACTTCCTGCGCATGATGTGGCAGATCGGTGGTCCCTACGAACTCGACCCCGCGTTGCAGAAGGCGATGGAGATCCTGCTGATCCTCCACGCCGATCACGAGCAGAACTGCTCGACCACCGCCGCTCGTGTGGTCGGCTCGGCCCACGCCGATCCCTACTCCTCGGTTGCTGCGGCCTGCGCTGCCCTCTACGGCCCCCGCCACGGTGGCGCCAACGAGGCCGTGCTCAACATGCTCGACGACATCGGCAGCTACGACAATGTCGATGCGTTCATCGAGAGCGTGAAATCCGGCGACGGCCGTCTGATGGGCTTCGGTCACCGCGTCTACAAGAACTACGACCCGCGGGCCACGATCATCAAGGAAGCGGCCTACGACGTCTTCGAGGTCACCGGCAAGAACCCCCGCCTCGACATCGCCTTGAAGCTCGAGGAAGCGGCGCTCAACGACGACTACTTCGTGAGCCGCAAGCTCTACCCCAACGTCGACTTCTACTCGGGGCTCATCTACCAGTCGATGGGATTCCCCACCGAGATGTTCACGGTGCTGTTCGCCATCGGCCGTACGCCTGGCTGGCTGGCGCACTGGAACGAGATGCTCGAGCAGAACTCGCGCATCGCTCGTCCCCGCCAGCTCTACACGGGCCCCGGCGTGCGCGACTACACGCCGATCGCGAGCCGCTGA